In Spiroplasma chinense, a single window of DNA contains:
- a CDS encoding formate--tetrahydrofolate ligase: MEKIIEQLEKLNIDKKDYDFFGKSIVKIDYKPYLKEEKKGKLILMTSINPTPAGEGKTTTAIGLVDGLNYIGKKAILALREPSLGPVFGRKGTATGGGESEVLPVDKINLHFTGDFHAITSANNLVSAAIDNELYWANKLNIDINKVVWKRCMDLNDRALRDVEIKVSKKITRKEQFTITAASNMMTILSLSKDEFDLRERLDNSLIAFDLEGKEIFLKQLGVTGSLMALLKDAIKPNFVLTKYDSPTLVHCGPFANIATGTNSIISTKLGLSLADYTIVESGFGSDLGFEKFMDVINVENNLIPDCVVTVVTLRALNLHNDFENNFVHLEKHLKHIKLYGLNLVVAINYIEGDKQSDLEKLQDWLSANGYEWELNQAYILGAKGAEKLANKVSEVSNNEFEFKKLIVGNETIEEKIQKIAKNIYFLDSYNMSEIAREKMVRIQKSEFAKLPLCMVKTHISIDGNDKNDPNYQLEIQDIEVNSGAKFILVYTNDVLSMPGLGKEANYKTIDLVDGEITGLE, translated from the coding sequence ATGGAAAAAATAATAGAACAACTTGAAAAATTGAATATAGATAAAAAAGACTATGATTTCTTTGGTAAAAGTATTGTAAAAATAGATTACAAACCTTACTTAAAAGAAGAAAAAAAAGGTAAATTAATTTTAATGACCTCAATTAATCCAACTCCAGCAGGTGAGGGAAAAACTACAACAGCAATTGGTTTGGTAGATGGACTAAATTATATTGGTAAAAAAGCTATTTTAGCTTTAAGAGAACCAAGTTTAGGACCTGTTTTTGGAAGAAAAGGTACTGCAACTGGTGGGGGTGAAAGTGAAGTTTTACCTGTTGATAAAATTAACTTACACTTTACAGGTGATTTTCATGCAATCACAAGTGCAAATAACTTGGTATCTGCTGCAATTGATAATGAATTGTATTGAGCAAATAAACTAAATATTGATATTAACAAAGTTGTGTGAAAACGTTGTATGGATTTAAATGACAGAGCTTTAAGAGATGTAGAAATTAAAGTATCTAAAAAAATAACAAGAAAAGAGCAGTTTACAATAACTGCTGCAAGTAATATGATGACAATTTTGTCACTTTCTAAAGATGAATTTGATTTAAGAGAAAGATTGGATAACAGTTTAATTGCTTTTGATCTAGAAGGAAAAGAAATATTTTTAAAACAATTAGGAGTAACTGGTTCTTTAATGGCTTTGTTAAAAGACGCCATTAAACCAAACTTTGTACTTACAAAATACGATTCACCAACTTTAGTTCATTGTGGACCTTTTGCAAATATTGCAACAGGAACAAATTCAATAATTTCAACAAAATTAGGTTTGAGTTTAGCGGATTACACAATTGTAGAATCTGGTTTTGGAAGTGATTTAGGGTTTGAAAAGTTCATGGATGTAATTAATGTTGAAAATAACCTAATTCCAGATTGTGTTGTAACGGTTGTAACTTTAAGAGCACTAAATTTACACAATGATTTTGAAAATAACTTTGTTCATCTAGAAAAACATTTAAAACATATAAAACTATACGGTCTAAATCTAGTTGTTGCTATAAACTATATTGAAGGTGATAAACAAAGTGATTTAGAAAAATTACAAGATTGATTGTCAGCTAATGGTTATGAATGAGAATTAAACCAAGCATATATTCTTGGAGCAAAAGGTGCTGAAAAATTAGCTAATAAAGTTAGTGAAGTTTCAAATAATGAGTTTGAATTTAAAAAACTTATTGTTGGAAACGAAACTATTGAAGAAAAAATACAAAAAATTGCTAAAAACATTTATTTTTTAGATAGTTATAATATGAGCGAAATAGCAAGAGAAAAAATGGTGCGAATTCAAAAGAGTGAGTTTGCAAAACTTCCACTTTGTATGGTAAAAACACATATTTCAATTGATGGTAATGATAAAAATGATCCAAATTATCAATTAGAAATTCAAGATATTGAAGTAAATAGTGGAGCTAAGTTTATATTGGTGTATACAAATGATGTATTAAGTATGCCAGGACTTGGAAAAGAAGCAAATTACAAAACTATAGATCTTGTTGATGGAGAAATTACAGGATTAGAATAG
- a CDS encoding DeoR/GlpR family DNA-binding transcription regulator — MSDKRLNIIIDILREKNITSTNTILKMSKQLGVSKITLRRDLHELEEKNIIRLSYGKINVISEEYIDNEITGLDHRNKERMDQKNSMANEANEVLEGNDIIFVSMGTTCEHFVSSIKKKVKFLITNSLSVGLKATKNINIERVFVVGGTVDKNKKSSFLNVNFDFLNDIYIDKVFTSCVGISSDGDVFFDTLEESKFIKRICSGASKHFLFIDDYKMDKKSLVKTFNKDEFNKIFYFDNR; from the coding sequence ATGAGTGATAAAAGATTAAATATAATAATTGACATTTTAAGAGAGAAAAATATAACTTCAACAAATACAATATTAAAAATGAGTAAACAATTAGGAGTTAGCAAAATAACCTTAAGAAGAGATTTACATGAACTGGAAGAAAAAAATATTATCAGACTTAGTTATGGGAAAATAAATGTTATTTCCGAAGAATATATAGATAATGAGATCACTGGGTTGGATCATCGAAATAAGGAGAGAATGGATCAAAAAAACTCAATGGCTAACGAAGCAAACGAAGTCTTAGAAGGTAATGACATAATTTTTGTTAGTATGGGAACAACGTGTGAACACTTTGTTTCAAGTATAAAAAAGAAGGTTAAATTTTTAATAACAAACTCATTATCGGTAGGGTTAAAGGCTACAAAAAATATAAACATTGAAAGAGTTTTTGTTGTTGGAGGGACTGTAGATAAAAATAAAAAGTCAAGTTTCTTAAATGTAAACTTTGACTTCCTAAATGATATATATATTGATAAAGTATTTACAAGTTGTGTTGGAATTTCAAGTGATGGTGATGTGTTTTTTGATACCTTAGAGGAAAGTAAATTTATAAAAAGGATTTGTTCAGGAGCATCAAAGCATTTCTTATTTATTGATGATTATAAAATGGATAAAAAAAGTTTAGTAAAGACATTCAACAAAGATGAGTTTAATAAAATATTTTATTTCGATAATAGATAG
- a CDS encoding SDR family oxidoreductase, with product MSNLKEQTFIVTGGSSGIGKAIVEQLLELNANVVNADINELQIEKNNYLFVRTDITDLEEVNSLVKETLNKFKKIDGVINNAGINIPRLLVDGKKQNSEFELDLANYNKMMDINVKGTFLISQQCAREFIKNKKGVIINISSECGLEGSEGQGCYAATKAAIYSFTRTWAKELGKYNIRVVGVAPGILEETGLRTLSYETALAYTRGKSIEELRSGYSNVSTIPLARSGKLKEVADLVSYLASDNASYITGTTINIAGGKTRG from the coding sequence ATGAGTAATTTAAAAGAGCAAACATTTATTGTTACAGGAGGTTCTTCTGGAATAGGAAAAGCGATTGTCGAACAATTGCTTGAACTTAATGCAAATGTAGTTAATGCAGACATTAATGAATTACAAATTGAAAAGAATAATTATTTGTTTGTAAGAACAGATATTACAGATTTAGAAGAAGTAAATTCATTGGTAAAAGAAACTCTAAATAAATTCAAAAAAATTGATGGAGTTATAAATAACGCCGGTATAAATATTCCAAGACTTTTAGTAGATGGTAAAAAACAAAATAGTGAATTTGAGCTAGATTTAGCCAATTACAATAAAATGATGGATATTAATGTAAAAGGAACATTCTTAATTAGCCAACAATGTGCTAGAGAATTTATAAAAAACAAAAAAGGTGTTATTATAAATATTTCATCAGAATGTGGTCTTGAAGGTTCAGAAGGTCAAGGTTGTTATGCCGCCACTAAAGCAGCAATCTATAGTTTTACAAGAACTTGAGCTAAAGAGTTAGGTAAATACAATATCAGAGTTGTTGGAGTAGCACCTGGTATTTTAGAAGAAACTGGATTAAGAACATTATCTTATGAAACAGCACTCGCTTATACACGTGGAAAAAGTATTGAAGAACTTAGAAGTGGATATTCAAATGTTTCTACTATCCCGTTAGCAAGAAGTGGAAAACTAAAAGAAGTTGCAGATCTTGTGAGCTATTTAGCTTCAGATAATGCAAGTTATATAACTGGAACAACTATTAATATAGCTGGTGGAAAGACTAGAGGATAA
- a CDS encoding zinc-binding dehydrogenase yields the protein MKSKLVRLYGKNDLRIDEIELPKIKENEILASVITDSICMSSYKLAAQGENHKKTPENLKENPIVVGHEFCGEIIEVGEKWKNKFKAGQKYVVQANLQLENEPWCPGYSYPYTGGGATHIIIDKDVMEQDCLIPYNGDTYFEGSLVEPLSCIIGAFKANYHLIHGTYNHKMGIKEKGNLLILGGTGPMGLIAIDYALHGPIKPSKIVVTDLEQSKLDRAKQLYLPTSETEIEFINVNNEVNSIEKIKKLSSNGYDDIFVMVPSKNVVETASKLCAPDGCINFFAGPQDKEFTAELNFYDVHYNFTHVVGTSGGNTEDVRDGVKLIEEKKVDLSKVVTHILGLDSLAETTMNQPAIGGGKKLVYTTKKMKLTSLNTLVDDNDNELKKILDKNNGLWCKEAEDFVLSKWENII from the coding sequence ATGAAATCAAAATTAGTAAGATTATATGGAAAAAATGATTTAAGAATCGATGAGATTGAGCTGCCTAAAATTAAAGAAAATGAAATATTGGCATCTGTAATTACAGATAGTATATGTATGTCTTCATATAAATTGGCAGCTCAGGGAGAAAATCATAAAAAAACTCCTGAAAATTTAAAAGAAAACCCCATCGTAGTAGGACACGAATTTTGTGGGGAAATTATCGAAGTTGGAGAAAAGTGAAAGAACAAATTTAAAGCAGGACAAAAATATGTAGTGCAAGCAAATTTACAATTAGAAAACGAACCTTGATGCCCTGGTTATTCTTATCCTTATACAGGAGGAGGGGCTACACATATAATTATTGACAAAGATGTAATGGAACAAGATTGTTTAATCCCTTACAATGGAGACACATACTTTGAAGGATCTCTTGTTGAGCCTCTTTCTTGTATAATTGGTGCTTTTAAAGCGAATTATCATTTAATTCATGGAACTTACAATCATAAAATGGGTATTAAAGAAAAAGGAAACCTATTAATATTGGGTGGTACTGGACCAATGGGCTTAATAGCAATAGACTATGCTCTACACGGGCCTATAAAACCAAGTAAAATTGTAGTAACTGATTTAGAACAAAGTAAACTAGATAGAGCTAAACAACTTTATTTGCCAACTTCAGAAACTGAAATTGAATTTATTAATGTTAACAATGAAGTGAATTCAATAGAGAAAATTAAGAAACTTTCTTCAAATGGTTATGATGACATTTTTGTTATGGTGCCATCTAAAAATGTTGTAGAGACTGCTTCAAAATTATGTGCTCCAGATGGTTGCATAAACTTCTTTGCTGGACCACAAGATAAAGAATTTACAGCTGAGTTAAACTTCTACGATGTTCATTATAACTTTACACACGTAGTTGGGACTAGCGGAGGTAATACAGAAGATGTTCGTGATGGTGTAAAATTAATTGAAGAGAAAAAAGTTGATTTAAGTAAAGTTGTTACCCATATATTGGGGCTAGATAGTTTAGCTGAAACAACAATGAATCAGCCGGCAATTGGTGGGGGTAAGAAACTTGTTTATACTACAAAAAAAATGAAATTAACTAGTTTGAACACTTTGGTTGATGACAATGATAATGAATTGAAAAAAATATTAGATAAAAATAATGGTCTTTGATGCAAGGAAGCTGAAGACTTTGTGTTGAGTAAGTGAGAAAATATAATTTAA
- a CDS encoding PTS transporter subunit EIIC: MSKKIDILSPCDGEIIKTSHKNTINILCKSNKIYNFLGECEIKNIDRANLKIEFLVLNKYSIFLKIKGENLDINWSDIEGKIKEKSELFSKNSNEDVLLEIYSKNDRLVFDEIDERKVLVGDLLSKVSINEEFNIDELMSYSSKWDNVAKSIYEFVGSNTNYSKFYNCVTRFRVVVKDKNLVKQEEIKKIKEVKGLKWNGDELQIIIGGDVYKLADAFDKFVGEKKVIKNTTNVKRTFKDRLLASVTGVIIPALPVIMAAGILKAIQAILVQTGLIAEVVFDASHPSIVSYDLLTCLVYIIAEAGLSFMGIYFCYNTVKYLGGNEIMGIFIGLALVCPFFYSEGSWLSFKLFTLGNVDVAVKGYPSSIIPQIFAGLIYFYVDRSIRKWIPSSIDIVLRPAITFLITMILSFMVVGPVMGIVESGINYVLSFINKVPFGIGVGIFTLLWQPIVLTGMHYPLILPIMLDQAQNDTTTTILVGTTIGVLGQAGAALAVVVRTKSAQTKSIGIGSLPAAFFGVTEPAIYGVTLPKFWPFVYGCVGAGIAGFISGLLNVVSYSGATPSMGLIFVVGFIRGGTRNILFGIMVLLLAAIFSFVLVFITYRDRTPETKQIKQTSKVLANIYKLKMGSKISESTYNNDMVKINKFVNKERDALIQQVDQNLSKVEKFTVAIENIKNKELLKKEELIMKMKYWSKKNNTKRLEYLKEKFDLINNDEKLKLMDEKKSAYILNNEKPLMELKVLQESFLKETNEFLRRVSNDIDVPEILNLEFNYFNAIHSVDISYGITEKNNDFFIRQDFKKLKTNNKLIINV, encoded by the coding sequence ATGAGTAAAAAAATTGATATTTTGTCTCCATGCGATGGAGAAATTATAAAGACATCTCATAAAAATACTATAAATATTTTATGTAAATCAAATAAAATTTATAATTTTTTAGGAGAGTGTGAAATTAAAAATATTGACCGAGCAAATCTTAAGATTGAGTTCTTGGTTTTAAATAAATATTCAATATTTCTTAAGATAAAAGGTGAAAATCTTGATATTAACTGAAGTGATATTGAAGGAAAAATAAAGGAAAAAAGTGAACTATTCTCAAAAAATTCTAATGAAGATGTTTTATTGGAAATATATTCAAAAAATGATAGATTAGTTTTTGATGAAATTGATGAAAGAAAAGTGCTCGTTGGAGATTTATTATCAAAGGTATCTATAAACGAAGAATTTAATATAGATGAACTTATGAGTTATAGTTCTAAATGGGATAATGTTGCAAAAAGTATCTATGAATTTGTCGGATCAAATACTAATTACTCTAAATTTTATAACTGTGTTACAAGGTTTAGAGTTGTTGTAAAGGATAAAAATTTAGTTAAGCAAGAAGAAATTAAAAAAATTAAAGAAGTTAAAGGATTAAAATGAAATGGTGATGAATTGCAAATCATTATTGGTGGAGACGTCTACAAACTTGCAGATGCTTTTGATAAATTTGTAGGAGAAAAGAAAGTAATTAAAAATACAACAAATGTTAAAAGAACATTTAAAGATAGATTATTAGCTTCAGTAACTGGTGTAATAATCCCGGCGTTACCAGTAATTATGGCAGCTGGAATATTGAAAGCAATACAAGCTATTTTAGTGCAAACAGGATTAATAGCTGAAGTTGTTTTCGATGCTTCTCACCCAAGTATAGTCTCATATGACTTGTTAACTTGCTTGGTTTATATTATCGCAGAAGCGGGATTGTCATTTATGGGTATATACTTTTGTTACAACACTGTTAAATACCTAGGTGGAAATGAAATTATGGGTATTTTTATAGGTTTAGCTTTGGTTTGTCCTTTCTTTTATAGTGAAGGTTCATGACTTAGTTTTAAACTATTTACATTAGGAAATGTAGATGTTGCAGTAAAAGGTTATCCTTCATCTATTATTCCTCAAATATTTGCAGGATTAATATACTTTTATGTAGATAGATCAATTAGAAAATGAATTCCATCATCTATTGATATTGTTTTAAGACCGGCTATAACATTCTTAATTACAATGATTTTATCATTTATGGTTGTTGGTCCAGTTATGGGTATTGTGGAATCTGGTATTAATTATGTGTTATCATTTATCAACAAAGTACCATTTGGTATTGGGGTGGGAATATTTACTTTGTTATGACAACCTATAGTATTAACTGGTATGCATTATCCTTTAATACTACCAATTATGTTAGATCAAGCACAAAACGACACTACAACAACTATTCTTGTAGGTACAACAATTGGTGTTTTAGGACAAGCAGGTGCTGCGTTAGCGGTTGTTGTTAGAACTAAAAGTGCACAAACTAAATCAATAGGAATTGGTTCATTGCCAGCAGCATTCTTTGGTGTAACCGAACCAGCTATTTATGGAGTTACTTTACCTAAATTTTGACCATTTGTTTATGGGTGTGTTGGAGCCGGTATTGCAGGATTTATATCTGGATTATTAAATGTAGTTTCATATTCTGGTGCCACACCTAGTATGGGACTTATATTTGTTGTAGGTTTCATAAGAGGAGGAACTAGAAACATATTATTTGGAATAATGGTGTTATTGTTAGCTGCTATATTTAGTTTTGTTCTAGTTTTTATCACATATAGAGATAGAACCCCTGAAACAAAACAAATAAAACAAACAAGTAAGGTTTTAGCAAATATTTACAAATTAAAAATGGGTTCAAAAATTTCAGAATCAACTTATAACAATGATATGGTAAAAATTAATAAATTTGTAAATAAGGAGAGAGATGCTTTAATTCAACAAGTGGATCAAAATCTTTCAAAAGTAGAAAAATTCACAGTTGCAATTGAGAATATAAAAAATAAAGAGTTACTTAAAAAAGAAGAATTAATTATGAAAATGAAATACTGAAGTAAAAAAAATAATACAAAAAGATTAGAGTATTTAAAAGAGAAATTTGACTTAATAAATAATGATGAAAAATTAAAATTAATGGATGAAAAAAAATCAGCTTATATATTAAATAACGAAAAACCACTAATGGAACTTAAAGTTTTACAAGAAAGTTTCTTAAAAGAAACAAATGAATTTTTAAGAAGAGTATCTAATGATATAGATGTTCCAGAAATATTAAACTTAGAATTTAATTATTTCAATGCTATTCATTCAGTTGACATATCTTATGGAATAACAGAAAAAAATAATGATTTCTTTATAAGACAAGATTTTAAAAAGCTAAAAACAAACAATAAACTTATTATTAATGTTTAA
- a CDS encoding PTS mannitol transporter subunit IICB, with protein MEKIIKSDEAIIGEVKKSKKAKNFKLKIQKMGSFMAGMIMPSIGVLLAWGLWTSMFLYDYDNNKNLGWFNAPMLGRLVDPGIKWLLPILIAFNGGRLVYGMRGGMFATFAMVGTIVGTDWIYATYIEQSSPNQFIGAMVVGPLSALFLKGIESLYLQKINKSYEMLVKNFGLGLFGIVFALIVFFGWGWILWGITWVMIQLIQLFGDNKWVAPLMGIITEPIKVSFLNNALNHGVLGPIGVNDVELQKALGKANPRSIFFLFDPNPGPGLGLLLAYIIFTKGENRYNAAGSSVIHTIGGIHEVYFVFILAKPKMVLATITGVVSAQFITAYLGGGTIFTPSPGSIISLIALSPGVHAILINLLSVLVGTGASFGIATLLLLTDKKRNEVNEGETFKITDEGISFGSTSTTDSSSAKTFDWNNVKSIVVACEAGMGSSAMASGIIQKFVKQNKLDINVTNIAVQNLDSSYDVIVTMRNFEDFAKQKSPNSFVYPVDKFIGQKVYDPLFEKLLSFKKVA; from the coding sequence ATGGAAAAAATTATAAAAAGTGATGAAGCGATAATTGGCGAAGTGAAAAAATCTAAAAAGGCTAAAAATTTTAAGCTTAAGATTCAAAAAATGGGTTCTTTTATGGCTGGTATGATAATGCCCTCAATAGGGGTGTTGTTGGCTTGAGGTCTTTGAACATCTATGTTCTTATATGACTACGATAACAATAAAAATTTAGGATGATTTAATGCACCAATGTTGGGGCGTCTAGTAGATCCTGGTATTAAATGATTATTACCTATACTTATTGCCTTTAATGGTGGCCGTTTGGTTTATGGAATGAGAGGAGGTATGTTTGCTACATTTGCGATGGTAGGAACCATTGTGGGTACAGATTGAATTTATGCAACTTACATAGAACAAAGTTCTCCAAATCAATTTATTGGAGCAATGGTTGTAGGTCCTCTATCTGCACTATTCCTAAAAGGAATAGAATCATTATATTTACAAAAAATAAATAAAAGTTATGAAATGCTTGTAAAAAATTTTGGTCTTGGACTGTTTGGAATAGTGTTTGCCTTAATTGTATTCTTTGGATGAGGATGAATTTTATGAGGTATAACTTGAGTAATGATTCAATTAATTCAATTATTTGGGGATAACAAATGGGTAGCCCCTTTGATGGGTATAATTACAGAACCTATTAAAGTGAGTTTTTTAAATAACGCTTTAAATCATGGGGTTTTAGGACCTATTGGAGTTAATGATGTTGAATTGCAAAAAGCTCTTGGTAAAGCAAATCCAAGAAGTATATTCTTCCTGTTCGATCCAAATCCAGGGCCTGGATTAGGGTTGCTGCTTGCATATATAATATTTACAAAAGGTGAAAATAGATATAATGCTGCAGGTTCTTCGGTAATACATACCATCGGTGGTATTCATGAGGTTTACTTTGTATTTATCTTAGCAAAACCAAAAATGGTATTAGCTACAATAACAGGAGTTGTATCTGCCCAATTTATAACAGCCTATTTAGGTGGTGGAACAATATTTACACCATCTCCGGGTTCTATTATTTCTTTAATAGCACTGTCTCCAGGAGTGCACGCTATACTAATTAATTTATTGTCTGTTTTAGTTGGAACTGGTGCATCATTTGGTATTGCAACATTATTGCTATTAACAGACAAAAAAAGAAATGAAGTTAATGAAGGAGAAACATTTAAAATTACAGATGAAGGAATTTCATTTGGTTCAACTTCAACAACAGATTCTAGCTCAGCCAAAACATTTGATTGAAATAATGTTAAATCAATTGTAGTGGCTTGTGAAGCGGGAATGGGTTCAAGTGCAATGGCGTCAGGAATAATACAAAAGTTTGTTAAACAAAATAAATTAGATATTAATGTAACAAACATAGCGGTCCAAAATTTGGATAGTTCTTATGATGTTATTGTTACAATGAGAAATTTTGAAGATTTTGCAAAACAAAAATCACCTAATTCATTTGTATATCCGGTTGACAAATTCATTGGACAAAAAGTCTATGATCCTCTTTTTGAAAAACTTTTAAGTTTTAAAAAAGTGGCATAA
- the srlD gene encoding sorbitol-6-phosphate dehydrogenase, producing MNKTILIAGGAKSLGKFLANKFNEKGFQVIVFDIDEQELSKLKNESSEIETFTCDLTSEKEVIEGFKFIKNKFKSLDYVIYNAGYAKSSKIDSFSEVEFDKCYRINLLGYFLVAREAAKLMIENKVKGSIIQINSKSGRVGSKFNSGYSAAKFGGVGLTQSLALDLATDGIRVNALMLGNLLDSDMFESLIPAYAKKLNINENEVKDYYKAKVPMNRGCDFEDVFNVAEFYLSEKASYCTGQSINITGGQVM from the coding sequence ATGAATAAAACAATATTGATTGCAGGAGGAGCAAAAAGTCTAGGCAAGTTTCTAGCAAATAAATTTAATGAAAAAGGATTTCAAGTGATTGTTTTTGATATTGATGAACAAGAGTTAAGCAAACTTAAAAATGAGTCATCTGAAATAGAAACTTTTACATGTGATTTAACTAGTGAAAAAGAAGTTATAGAAGGTTTTAAATTTATTAAGAACAAATTCAAATCATTAGATTATGTTATTTATAATGCAGGTTATGCCAAATCTTCAAAAATCGATTCGTTTTCTGAAGTTGAGTTTGATAAATGTTATCGCATAAATTTATTAGGATATTTTTTAGTGGCAAGAGAAGCGGCTAAATTAATGATAGAAAATAAAGTAAAAGGAAGCATAATTCAAATCAATTCTAAATCAGGAAGAGTGGGATCTAAATTCAATAGTGGATATTCTGCTGCTAAATTCGGAGGTGTTGGGTTAACACAATCACTCGCTTTAGATTTAGCAACAGATGGAATTAGAGTTAATGCTCTTATGCTTGGAAATTTATTAGATTCAGACATGTTTGAATCATTAATACCTGCTTATGCAAAAAAATTAAATATTAATGAAAATGAAGTTAAAGACTATTATAAAGCTAAAGTTCCAATGAATAGAGGTTGTGATTTTGAAGATGTATTTAATGTAGCAGAATTTTATTTATCAGAAAAAGCATCTTATTGCACAGGACAGTCTATTAATATTACAGGCGGGCAGGTAATGTAA
- a CDS encoding PTS sugar transporter subunit IIA, which translates to MILEKNVFLNIDFEDKNSALEEVYKVMLENGCNEEYVKSIPDREKEASFNIGCLIAIPHGTYEASQKITLSQIFVWHLKKPLKWDDSEVKLIIALCLNNDDQLNILQNIAIKAMDEEIFEDTLQNPTKKDILNLFEEQL; encoded by the coding sequence ATGATATTGGAAAAAAATGTATTTTTAAATATAGATTTTGAAGATAAAAATTCTGCCCTTGAGGAAGTTTACAAAGTAATGTTGGAAAATGGGTGTAATGAAGAATATGTTAAATCCATTCCCGATAGAGAAAAAGAGGCCTCATTCAATATTGGCTGCCTAATAGCAATTCCGCACGGAACTTATGAAGCTAGTCAAAAAATAACTTTAAGTCAAATCTTTGTTTGACATCTTAAGAAACCTTTAAAATGAGATGACAGCGAAGTTAAACTAATAATTGCTCTATGTCTTAACAATGATGATCAGTTGAATATATTACAAAATATTGCAATCAAAGCTATGGATGAAGAAATTTTTGAAGATACTCTCCAAAATCCGACAAAAAAAGATATTTTAAATTTGTTTGAGGAACAACTATAA
- a CDS encoding MurR/RpiR family transcriptional regulator, with the protein MLKHGLIKDIEDIYYDDKSEDDKKIAAFLLENFKNKKVLNISVIAEKCNVSPTKVTRFSDKLGLKGFKELKLRLNDIAKSVIIDGELVDVNDNVVQKKEVFFDNYNVILVRSQKRQFEYLKSIQMAPIIKNLLRAKNVYLFAFNLSYNVSKNFVQRLKWSGINIISESDIISIDTYLNLITQEDIVVLITISGKNNFIKEITEKIDMKTKLYCIGGEICNFKERFDYYFDIKAEEDLLWNINSIRAQMVIQILDFIHINLLIESNLI; encoded by the coding sequence ATGTTAAAACACGGCTTAATAAAAGATATTGAAGACATTTATTATGATGATAAAAGTGAAGATGATAAAAAAATAGCAGCGTTTTTATTAGAAAACTTTAAAAATAAAAAAGTTCTGAATATCAGTGTAATTGCTGAAAAATGTAATGTTAGTCCGACTAAAGTAACTAGGTTCTCTGATAAATTAGGTTTAAAGGGTTTTAAGGAATTGAAGTTAAGGTTAAATGATATTGCTAAAAGCGTAATAATCGATGGTGAATTAGTAGATGTTAATGATAATGTTGTTCAAAAAAAAGAAGTTTTTTTTGATAATTATAATGTTATTTTGGTTAGGTCTCAAAAAAGACAATTTGAATATTTAAAGTCAATTCAAATGGCACCTATTATTAAAAATCTTCTTAGGGCAAAGAATGTTTATTTGTTTGCCTTCAATCTTTCATATAATGTTTCTAAAAATTTCGTTCAAAGGTTAAAGTGATCCGGAATAAATATTATTTCAGAGTCAGATATTATTTCAATAGACACCTATCTAAACCTAATTACTCAAGAAGATATAGTGGTTTTAATTACAATTTCTGGTAAAAATAATTTTATTAAAGAAATTACAGAAAAAATTGATATGAAGACAAAATTGTATTGTATTGGCGGCGAGATCTGTAATTTTAAGGAAAGATTTGATTATTATTTTGATATCAAGGCCGAAGAAGATTTGTTATGAAACATTAACTCAATCAGAGCTCAGATGGTTATTCAAATACTTGACTTTATTCATATAAATTTATTAATTGAATCAAATTTAATTTAG